A region of Lichenibacterium dinghuense DNA encodes the following proteins:
- the glf gene encoding UDP-galactopyranose mutase, with amino-acid sequence MTRFARRGPVVVFEEPVWTDEGAPRLVSRTDERSGVVVATPHLSWHLPAADKRAALRSMLDRLLAERGARSPVLWFYTPMMFDFASHVGHATVVYDCMDELSGFKFADPELPRLEAALIARADAVFTGGHAIYEAKRHLHGNIHPFPSSVDAAHFAAARAGGEEPALQRAIPHPRLGFYGVIDERMDLGLVDALAAARPDWHVVMVGPLAKLDPAALPRRANIHWIGPASYDELPRYLGGWGAALMPFAINEATRFISPTKTPEYLAGGRVVVSTAVADVVRHYSGLESVRIADTAEGFVAACEAALALAAEPERYAAEVEALLASKSWDATFDAMARIVDAAAARRRVAPPAGIALPALDRGARAADVLVVGAGFAGSVMAERLAAEGNKRVLVIDRRPHVAGNAYDHLDAAGVLIHRYGPHIFHTNSAAVFDYLSHFTAWRPYEHRVLARVRGREVPMPINRTTLNALYGLDLKSDAEAAAYLASVAEPVSPVRTSEDVVVAGVGRDLYETFFRGYTRKQWGMDPSDLDKSVAARVPARTDTDDRYFTDAFQAMPRDGYTRMFERMLDHERIEVETGVEYRDVMADGVFDHVVFTGAVDEFFDHRFGRLPYRSLEFRHVTLDQERFQAVGTVNYPDEAVPYTRITEYKHLTGQKHPKTSLTYEHPRAAGDPYYPIPRPENQALFKRYEALARERHDVSFVGRLATYRYYNMDQVVGQALSTSKALLARWAASPRDGLGRGALADA; translated from the coding sequence ATGACGCGCTTCGCGCGGCGCGGCCCCGTGGTGGTGTTCGAGGAGCCGGTGTGGACAGACGAGGGCGCCCCGCGCCTCGTCAGCCGCACCGACGAGCGCAGCGGCGTGGTGGTGGCCACGCCCCACCTGTCCTGGCACCTGCCGGCCGCCGACAAGCGCGCGGCCCTGCGCTCCATGCTGGACCGCCTGCTCGCCGAGCGCGGCGCGCGCTCCCCCGTGCTGTGGTTCTACACGCCGATGATGTTCGACTTCGCGTCGCACGTCGGGCACGCGACCGTGGTCTACGACTGCATGGACGAGCTGTCGGGCTTCAAGTTCGCCGATCCCGAGCTGCCGCGGCTCGAAGCCGCGCTGATCGCCCGCGCCGACGCGGTCTTCACCGGCGGCCACGCCATCTACGAGGCCAAGCGCCACCTCCACGGCAACATCCACCCCTTCCCGTCGAGCGTCGACGCCGCCCACTTCGCGGCCGCCCGCGCGGGCGGCGAGGAGCCGGCCCTCCAGCGCGCCATCCCGCATCCGCGGCTCGGCTTCTACGGCGTGATCGACGAGCGCATGGACCTCGGGCTGGTCGACGCCCTGGCCGCGGCGCGGCCGGACTGGCACGTCGTCATGGTCGGCCCCCTGGCCAAGCTCGACCCCGCCGCCCTGCCGCGGCGCGCCAACATCCACTGGATCGGGCCGGCGTCCTACGACGAGCTGCCGCGCTACCTCGGCGGCTGGGGCGCGGCGCTGATGCCCTTCGCCATCAACGAGGCGACGCGCTTCATCTCGCCCACCAAGACGCCCGAATACCTCGCCGGCGGCCGGGTGGTCGTGTCCACCGCCGTGGCCGACGTGGTGCGGCACTATTCCGGCCTCGAATCCGTCCGCATCGCCGACACCGCCGAGGGCTTCGTCGCCGCGTGTGAAGCCGCGCTGGCGCTCGCCGCGGAGCCGGAGCGCTACGCCGCCGAGGTCGAGGCCCTGCTCGCCTCGAAGTCCTGGGACGCGACCTTCGACGCCATGGCGCGCATCGTCGACGCCGCCGCGGCCCGCCGCAGGGTGGCGCCGCCGGCCGGCATCGCCCTGCCGGCGCTCGACCGCGGCGCCCGCGCGGCCGACGTGCTGGTGGTGGGCGCGGGCTTCGCCGGCTCCGTCATGGCCGAGCGGCTCGCCGCCGAGGGCAACAAGCGCGTGCTGGTGATCGATCGTCGCCCCCACGTCGCCGGCAACGCCTACGACCACCTCGACGCGGCCGGCGTGCTGATCCACCGCTACGGCCCGCACATCTTCCACACCAATTCCGCGGCGGTGTTCGACTACCTGTCGCACTTCACCGCCTGGCGCCCCTACGAGCACCGCGTGCTGGCCCGCGTGCGCGGCCGGGAGGTGCCGATGCCGATCAACCGCACGACGCTGAACGCGCTCTACGGCCTCGACCTCAAATCCGACGCGGAGGCCGCGGCCTACCTCGCCTCTGTGGCCGAGCCCGTGTCGCCCGTCAGGACCTCGGAGGACGTCGTGGTGGCCGGCGTCGGCCGCGACCTCTACGAGACCTTCTTCCGGGGCTACACCCGCAAGCAGTGGGGCATGGACCCGTCCGACCTCGACAAGTCGGTGGCGGCCCGCGTGCCGGCCCGCACCGACACGGACGACCGCTACTTCACCGACGCGTTCCAGGCCATGCCGCGCGACGGCTACACGCGCATGTTCGAGCGCATGCTCGACCACGAGCGCATCGAGGTCGAGACCGGCGTGGAATACCGCGACGTCATGGCGGACGGCGTGTTCGACCACGTGGTGTTCACCGGCGCGGTCGACGAGTTCTTCGACCACCGCTTCGGCCGGCTGCCCTACCGCAGTCTGGAGTTCCGGCACGTCACGCTGGACCAGGAGCGGTTCCAGGCGGTCGGCACGGTGAACTACCCCGACGAGGCGGTGCCCTACACCCGCATCACCGAATACAAGCACCTCACGGGGCAGAAGCACCCGAAGACGTCGCTGACCTACGAGCACCCGCGCGCGGCAGGCGACCCCTACTACCCGATCCCGCGCCCCGAGAACCAGGCGCTGTTCAAGCGCTACGAGGCGCTGGCGCGGGAGCGCCACGACGTCAGCTTCGTCGGGCGGCTCGCCACCTACCGCTACTACAACATGGACCAGGTGGTCGGGCAGGCGCTGTCCACGTCCAAGGCGCTGCTGGCCCGCTGGGCGGCCTCGCCCCGCGACGGCCTGGGCCGCGGCGCGCTCGCGGACGCGTGA
- a CDS encoding prolyl-tRNA synthetase associated domain-containing protein: MADTGADDPAIAALFGRLGLDPARVEHPPVHTVEEALPHWAGLPGEHTKNLFLKDGPRLYLVTLRTGTRADMKALAPLLGAKRLSFASPERLMEHLGTEPGSVGFLSLVKDDAKAVRFAVERALWDAERVTAHPLRNTATVSLTRAEFRAVLADLGVEPIVLDL; encoded by the coding sequence ATGGCGGACACAGGCGCGGACGATCCGGCCATCGCGGCGCTGTTCGGCCGGCTCGGCCTCGACCCCGCGCGCGTCGAGCACCCGCCGGTCCACACCGTCGAGGAAGCCCTGCCGCACTGGGCCGGCCTGCCCGGCGAGCACACCAAGAACCTGTTCCTCAAGGACGGCCCGCGCCTCTACCTCGTGACGCTGCGGACGGGCACCCGCGCCGACATGAAGGCGCTGGCCCCGCTGCTCGGCGCCAAGCGCCTGTCCTTCGCCAGCCCCGAGCGGCTGATGGAGCACCTCGGCACGGAGCCCGGCTCCGTGGGCTTCCTGAGCCTCGTGAAGGACGATGCCAAGGCGGTGCGCTTCGCCGTCGAGCGGGCGCTGTGGGACGCCGAGCGCGTCACCGCCCACCCGCTGCGCAACACCGCCACGGTGTCGCTGACGCGGGCCGAGTTCCGCGCCGTGCTGGCCGACCTCGGCGTCGAGCCGATCGTGCTCGACCTGTAG
- a CDS encoding response regulator, with product METGSAVFLSGGGAMGSRMRARDWGATPLGPAGAWPQSLKTLVGVMLAAKQPMFLCWGPERLLLFNDAYTSILGGKDVDDALGRPFLDVWPDLREALQPLVDQVYGGEPVHMDDIALTLDRGDGPEDTHFAFSYTPVRAEDGSVDGLFCPCTETTGQVLADRRQRFRLDLDARLREVSDAAGIVRESVSALGRHLGAHRVGYGHVLADDQSIVLETSYADGLPPVTGLFRLDDFGPSIVAPQRRGETVVRADVLADTSDDPRAWLAVQARALISVPLIRDGRMAAGLFVNGREPRRWTPDEVALVEEVAARVWQAVDRARAEAALRDSEAHLAGIFRQTGAGFAETDVDGRFLSVNDHFCELVGRGRAELLALRMADITHPDDGIALPVERMAETGEAVAVEKRYVRPDGAEVWVADTVSLIASGAPSGGASAPTLLAVAIDIGERKRAERELAAARDAAEEANLAKSTFIANMSHELRTPLSAIIGYAEMLQEEFADAGGGDAPAEDVRKIETNARHLLGLINDVLDLSKIESGRMELYAETFDVAEMVGDLGSTVQALVDRKDNRLDLHLEPGLGTMHTDVTKLRQVLLNLLSNAAKFTEGGTVTLSVSRITGAHGDADWLVFRVADTGIGMTEEQLGRLFQRFTQADASTTRRFGGTGLGLSISKAFGTMLGGDLSVDSAPGEGSTFTIFLPATLPEAPAAAGEGGDHGAAPAPHRAPDVHRDVVLVIDDDPAQRDLMTRFLGREGFGALTAPDGYTGLQLARSLRPRAILLDVTMPGLDGWSVLSALKADPVLAAIPVVMVTFQEERGLATSLGAADYVMKPVKWERFRQVMDRFRDAEGDVLVVDDDPDTRHHLRTVLERDDWSVVEAGDGQAALASVAAALPRVVLLDLEMPVMDGFGFLESFRAVPGCADIPVVVLTARDLTREDRRRLQGASQILNKGETSLRALASRLRAIAEAAPASP from the coding sequence ATGGAAACGGGATCGGCCGTGTTCCTGTCGGGCGGCGGCGCCATGGGGTCCCGCATGCGGGCGCGCGACTGGGGCGCGACGCCGCTCGGGCCGGCCGGGGCCTGGCCGCAGTCGCTGAAGACGCTGGTGGGCGTGATGCTGGCCGCCAAGCAGCCGATGTTCCTGTGCTGGGGGCCGGAGCGGCTCCTGCTGTTCAACGACGCCTACACGTCCATCCTCGGCGGCAAGGACGTCGACGACGCGCTCGGCCGCCCCTTCCTCGACGTGTGGCCGGACCTGCGCGAGGCGCTGCAGCCGCTGGTCGACCAGGTGTACGGCGGCGAGCCGGTCCACATGGACGACATCGCGCTGACCCTGGACCGCGGCGACGGCCCGGAGGACACGCATTTCGCCTTCTCGTACACGCCCGTGAGGGCCGAGGACGGCTCCGTCGATGGCCTGTTCTGCCCCTGCACCGAGACCACGGGCCAGGTGCTGGCCGACCGGCGCCAGCGCTTCCGCCTCGACCTCGACGCCCGGCTGCGCGAGGTGTCCGACGCGGCCGGGATCGTGCGCGAAAGCGTGTCGGCGCTGGGCCGCCACCTCGGCGCCCACCGGGTCGGCTACGGCCACGTGCTGGCCGACGACCAGAGCATCGTGCTCGAAACCAGCTACGCCGACGGGTTGCCGCCGGTGACGGGCCTGTTCCGCCTCGACGACTTCGGCCCCTCGATCGTGGCGCCGCAGCGGCGGGGCGAGACGGTGGTGCGCGCCGACGTGCTGGCCGACACCTCCGACGACCCCAGGGCATGGCTGGCCGTGCAAGCGCGGGCGCTGATCTCCGTGCCGCTGATCCGCGACGGCCGCATGGCGGCGGGGCTCTTCGTCAACGGGCGCGAGCCGCGGCGCTGGACGCCGGACGAGGTGGCGCTGGTCGAGGAGGTGGCGGCGCGCGTGTGGCAGGCGGTGGACCGCGCCCGGGCCGAGGCCGCGCTGCGCGACAGCGAGGCCCACCTCGCCGGCATCTTCCGCCAGACCGGCGCCGGCTTCGCCGAGACGGACGTCGACGGCCGCTTCCTGTCGGTCAACGACCATTTCTGCGAGCTCGTCGGGCGCGGCCGCGCGGAGCTGCTGGCGCTCCGCATGGCCGACATCACGCATCCGGACGACGGGATCGCGCTGCCGGTCGAGCGCATGGCCGAGACCGGCGAGGCGGTCGCGGTCGAGAAGCGCTACGTCCGGCCGGACGGGGCCGAGGTGTGGGTCGCCGACACGGTCAGCCTCATCGCCTCGGGCGCCCCGTCGGGCGGCGCCTCCGCGCCGACCCTGCTGGCCGTGGCCATCGACATCGGCGAGCGCAAGCGCGCCGAGCGCGAGCTCGCCGCGGCGCGCGACGCCGCCGAGGAGGCCAACCTCGCGAAGAGCACCTTCATCGCCAACATGAGCCACGAGCTGCGCACGCCGCTGTCCGCCATCATCGGCTACGCGGAGATGCTGCAGGAGGAGTTCGCCGACGCCGGCGGCGGGGACGCGCCGGCCGAGGACGTGCGCAAGATCGAGACCAACGCCCGCCACCTGCTCGGCCTCATCAACGACGTGCTCGACCTCAGCAAGATCGAGAGCGGCCGCATGGAGCTCTACGCCGAAACCTTCGACGTGGCCGAGATGGTGGGCGACCTCGGCTCCACCGTGCAGGCCCTGGTGGACCGCAAGGACAACCGGCTCGACCTCCACCTCGAGCCCGGCCTCGGCACCATGCACACGGACGTGACCAAGCTCCGGCAGGTGCTCCTCAACCTCCTGTCCAACGCCGCCAAGTTCACGGAAGGCGGCACCGTCACGCTGTCGGTGTCGCGCATCACGGGCGCCCACGGCGATGCGGACTGGCTGGTGTTCCGCGTGGCCGACACCGGCATCGGCATGACGGAGGAGCAGCTCGGGCGCCTGTTCCAGCGCTTCACCCAGGCCGACGCCTCGACCACGCGCCGCTTCGGCGGCACGGGGCTCGGCCTGTCGATCTCCAAGGCCTTCGGCACCATGCTGGGCGGCGACCTGTCGGTCGACAGCGCGCCCGGCGAGGGCTCGACCTTCACGATATTCCTGCCCGCGACCCTGCCGGAAGCGCCGGCCGCCGCGGGCGAGGGGGGAGACCACGGCGCCGCACCCGCGCCGCACCGCGCGCCCGACGTGCACCGCGACGTGGTGCTGGTGATCGACGACGACCCCGCCCAGCGCGATCTGATGACGCGCTTCCTCGGCCGCGAGGGGTTCGGGGCGCTCACGGCGCCGGACGGCTACACTGGCCTGCAGCTCGCCCGCAGCCTGCGCCCGCGCGCCATCCTGCTCGACGTCACGATGCCGGGGCTCGACGGCTGGTCGGTGCTGTCCGCGCTGAAGGCCGACCCGGTGCTGGCCGCCATCCCGGTCGTGATGGTGACCTTCCAGGAGGAGCGCGGGCTCGCGACCTCGCTCGGCGCCGCCGACTACGTGATGAAGCCGGTGAAGTGGGAGCGCTTCCGCCAGGTGATGGACCGCTTCCGCGACGCCGAGGGCGACGTGCTGGTGGTCGACGACGACCCCGACACGCGCCACCACCTCCGCACCGTGCTGGAGCGCGACGACTGGTCGGTGGTGGAGGCCGGGGACGGGCAGGCCGCGCTGGCCTCGGTGGCGGCGGCGCTGCCCCGCGTGGTGCTGCTCGACCTCGAGATGCCGGTGATGGACGGCTTCGGCTTCCTCGAATCCTTCCGGGCCGTGCCGGGCTGCGCCGACATCCCCGTGGTGGTGCTCACCGCGCGCGACCTGACGCGCGAGGACCGCCGCCGCCTGCAGGGCGCCAGCCAGATCCTCAACAAGGGCGAGACGAGCCTGCGCGCCCTGGCGTCCCGGCTCCGCGCCATCGCCGAGGCGGCGCCCGCCTCCCCCTGA
- a CDS encoding flagellar hook protein FlgE: MGRTLSLFGTLNTGVSGMAAQANMLSTIGDNIANSATTGYKDATVAFETMIGDRSTFDYSSGGVQSKVRYGIGDQGTLTASTSVTDLAIKGNGFFVVQGSNGATALTRAGSFVADASGDLVNTAGYKLMGYNLTDGSTATANGTGGLQVINLNKQQLNAAPSQTGTLQFNLPSNAASGATSKTSIVAYDDLGNPLTLDITFTKTGTNAWSAQITNDADGTTIGAAQPLTYDPTTGKLASGSNASATTLTADLTSLGGKKLTLDVSQSTQLASSFTINTATVDGSAPSKLDHVTIGTDGTVTSVYANGVSEATYRIPLADVPSPDNLTSLTGNVYQANLASGTVTVGTATTGSLGEIDSGNLENSTVDLATELTSMISAQRSYEANSKVIQASSDLLKVVDQLSA; this comes from the coding sequence ATCGGACGGACACTGAGCCTGTTCGGAACCCTCAACACCGGCGTCTCGGGCATGGCCGCGCAGGCCAACATGCTGAGCACCATCGGCGACAACATCGCGAACTCCGCGACCACGGGCTACAAGGACGCGACGGTCGCCTTCGAGACGATGATCGGGGACCGGTCGACCTTCGACTACAGTTCGGGCGGCGTGCAGTCCAAGGTGCGCTACGGCATCGGCGACCAGGGCACGCTCACGGCCTCGACCTCCGTCACCGACCTCGCCATCAAGGGCAACGGCTTCTTCGTCGTGCAGGGCTCGAACGGCGCGACCGCGCTGACGCGGGCCGGCTCCTTCGTGGCCGACGCGTCGGGCGACCTCGTCAACACCGCCGGCTACAAGCTGATGGGCTACAACCTGACCGACGGCTCGACCGCCACGGCCAACGGCACCGGCGGCCTGCAGGTCATCAACCTCAACAAGCAGCAGCTCAACGCCGCCCCGTCGCAGACCGGCACGCTGCAGTTCAACCTGCCCTCGAACGCGGCCTCCGGCGCCACGTCCAAGACCTCGATCGTCGCCTACGACGACCTCGGCAACCCGCTCACCCTCGACATCACCTTCACCAAGACCGGCACCAACGCCTGGAGCGCCCAGATCACAAACGACGCGGATGGGACGACGATCGGCGCGGCCCAGCCGCTGACCTACGACCCCACCACCGGCAAGCTCGCGAGCGGCAGCAACGCCAGCGCCACGACGCTGACGGCGGACCTGACGAGCCTCGGCGGCAAGAAGCTGACCCTCGACGTCAGCCAGTCGACCCAGCTCGCCTCGTCCTTCACGATCAACACCGCGACGGTGGACGGCAGCGCGCCTTCCAAGCTCGACCACGTCACGATCGGCACGGACGGCACGGTGACGTCCGTCTACGCCAACGGCGTCAGCGAGGCGACCTACCGCATCCCGCTCGCCGACGTGCCGAGCCCCGACAACCTGACCTCGCTGACCGGCAACGTGTACCAGGCCAACCTCGCCTCCGGGACCGTGACGGTCGGCACCGCCACCACGGGCAGCCTCGGCGAGATCGACTCGGGCAACCTGGAGAACTCCACCGTGGACCTCGCCACCGAGCTCACCTCCATGATCTCGGCGCAGCGCTCCTACGAGGCCAACTCCAAGGTCATCCAGGCCAGCTCCGACCTCCTCAAGGTCGTCGACCAGCTGTCGGCCTGA
- a CDS encoding IS5 family transposase (programmed frameshift), which produces MWTPATREQHSRSELRYSTDLTDAEWAVIEPLLPPGNPLGRPRLWSLREIVNGIFYVLRGGVPWRLLPKDLPPKSTVYGYFSAWRDEGLFAGINHHLVMLDRERAGREASPTAAVLDSQSVKTTESGGPRGYDAGKKVKGRKRRPLVDTDGRALVLDPQPADVQDRDGAVPVLKQSRRSYPFIAKAFADAGYAGDKPDSATLIAVEIVRKPPGQVGFVVHPRRWVVERFFAWISRNRRLWKDPEATIASAKAFLYAASVMMLLRRIGCAA; this is translated from the exons ATGTGGACCCCGGCCACCCGCGAGCAGCATAGCCGCTCCGAACTCCGCTACTCAACCGATCTGACCGACGCCGAATGGGCCGTCATCGAACCGCTGTTGCCGCCCGGCAACCCGCTCGGACGGCCCCGGCTGTGGTCGTTGCGGGAGATTGTGAACGGCATTTTCTATGTGCTGCGGGGCGGCGTTCCCTGGCGCCTGTTGCCGAAGGACCTGCCCCCGAAGAGCACGGTGTACGGCTACTTCAGCGCGTGGCGCGATGAGGGCCTGTTCGCCGGCATCAACCACCATCTCGTCATGCTGGATCGCGAGCGGGCCGGGCGAGAGGCTTCGCCCACCGCGGCCGTGCTCGACAGCCAGAGCGTGAAGACCACGGAGAGCGGCGGTCCGCGGGGCTACGACGCGGGCAAGAAGGTGAAGGGTCGCAAGCGCCGGC CCCTGGTCGACACGGACGGCCGCGCCCTGGTGCTCGACCCGCAGCCGGCCGACGTGCAGGACCGCGACGGGGCCGTGCCGGTGCTCAAGCAGTCACGCCGTTCATATCCTTTCATCGCCAAGGCCTTCGCCGACGCGGGCTACGCCGGCGACAAGCCGGACAGCGCCACGCTCATCGCCGTCGAGATCGTCCGCAAACCACCCGGGCAGGTCGGCTTCGTGGTTCACCCCCGGCGATGGGTGGTTGAGCGCTTCTTCGCCTGGATCAGCCGCAATCGACGCCTCTGGAAGGATCCGGAGGCCACAATCGCATCCGCAAAGGCCTTCCTCTACGCTGCGTCCGTCATGATGCTGCTACGTCGCATAGGTTGCGCAGCCTGA
- a CDS encoding NAD-dependent epimerase/dehydratase family protein → MPDPSPLRILVTGAGGNLGRKLVAHLAEAPWCAAVLALDVEAPAAAHPKVRPLAIDLARRSPGLDAACAEADAAVHLAAQRPYPDATWADAAASFDMTLNLALALGDAGGPKRLVFASSNHVMGGYAEAELAPGTLTTALPPRPGTRTGGVEPERAYAAAKLMGERLLAARAEAGGLTAVSLRIGWCQPGDNRPGTMTASGIPGDPGPDTPEAARILRWFRGMWLSNRDFLAAVSAALRADASAWPAPAIAVNAMSANAGMAWDIGATRALIGYAPQDDSSREVAP, encoded by the coding sequence ATGCCGGACCCCTCGCCGCTCCGCATCCTCGTCACCGGCGCCGGCGGCAACCTCGGCCGCAAGCTCGTCGCCCACCTCGCCGAGGCGCCCTGGTGCGCGGCCGTCCTGGCGCTCGACGTCGAGGCCCCGGCCGCGGCCCACCCCAAGGTGCGGCCCCTCGCGATCGACCTCGCGCGGCGCTCGCCCGGCCTCGACGCGGCCTGCGCCGAGGCCGATGCGGCCGTCCACCTCGCCGCGCAGCGCCCCTACCCCGACGCCACCTGGGCCGACGCCGCCGCGTCCTTCGACATGACGCTGAACCTCGCCCTGGCGCTGGGGGATGCCGGCGGCCCGAAGCGCCTCGTCTTCGCCTCCTCCAACCACGTCATGGGCGGCTACGCGGAGGCGGAGCTCGCGCCGGGCACGCTGACGACGGCGCTGCCGCCGCGCCCCGGCACCCGCACCGGCGGGGTCGAGCCCGAGCGCGCCTATGCGGCGGCGAAGCTGATGGGCGAGCGGCTGCTGGCCGCGCGGGCCGAGGCCGGCGGCCTCACCGCGGTGAGCCTGCGCATCGGCTGGTGCCAGCCCGGCGACAACCGTCCCGGCACCATGACGGCCTCCGGGATCCCCGGCGATCCCGGCCCCGACACGCCGGAGGCGGCGCGCATCCTGCGCTGGTTCCGCGGCATGTGGCTGTCGAACCGCGACTTCCTCGCCGCCGTCTCGGCCGCCCTGCGCGCCGACGCGTCGGCCTGGCCGGCGCCGGCGATCGCGGTCAACGCCATGTCGGCCAACGCCGGCATGGCCTGGGACATCGGGGCGACGCGCGCGCTCATCGGCTACGCGCCGCAGGACGACTCTTCGCGCGAGGTCGCGCCGTGA
- a CDS encoding glycoside hydrolase family 15 protein: MSSRIADYGLVGDGQTTALVGRDGSVDWLCWPRFDSDACFAALLGDERHGSWSFSPKAKVTGQSRRYEEDTLVLQTDAEVEGGAYRITDFMPMRDGDLSSLVRIVEGLSGEVALDMVLKLRFAYGTVPPWCEATERGITAKIGPDQVSLDAPVEVALDDDVATAQFTVREGQRLAFVLSYSSLMDTALASGQKRPPEQDDRLDAERALADTRDHWRRWIGRFDAKRTRWPEVVKRSLITLKAMQHHLTGGLVAAPTTSLPELAGGDMNWDYRYCWLRDASFTLTAFLNAGFTEEATAWRDWLLRAVGGAPEKMQIMYRLDGGRHLDEYKMEELPGYRDARPVLIGNAAAKQHQIDVYGEVLDCLDLARRAGIEVTPHHVAVERRIVDELEKVWDTPGSGVWESRGHPRQYTYSKAMAWAGFDRALRDGGTFADETPERLAHLRVLRDKVHAAVNREAWNEGLGTFTQAYGNEAMDASLLLLPIVGFLPADDPRMAATVARVGEVLSEGGLIRRMKAKVDGPNEGAFLPCSCWMADCLDMQGRHEEAVAQFERLLAVGNDLGLFAEEYNVPARHMTGNFPQALTHLAIVNTALGLSGPVLSRGA; the protein is encoded by the coding sequence ATGAGTTCACGCATCGCGGATTACGGCCTCGTCGGCGACGGCCAGACCACGGCCCTCGTCGGGCGCGACGGCTCCGTCGACTGGCTGTGCTGGCCGCGCTTCGACAGCGACGCCTGCTTCGCGGCCCTGCTCGGGGACGAGCGGCACGGCTCCTGGTCGTTCAGCCCCAAGGCGAAGGTCACGGGCCAGTCGCGCCGCTACGAGGAGGACACGCTGGTCCTCCAGACCGACGCCGAGGTCGAGGGCGGCGCCTACCGCATCACCGACTTCATGCCGATGCGCGACGGCGACCTGTCGTCGCTCGTGCGGATCGTCGAGGGCCTGTCGGGCGAGGTCGCGCTCGACATGGTGCTGAAGCTCCGCTTCGCCTACGGCACGGTGCCGCCCTGGTGCGAGGCGACGGAGCGGGGCATCACCGCGAAGATCGGCCCCGACCAGGTGAGCCTCGACGCGCCCGTGGAGGTCGCGCTCGACGACGACGTCGCGACGGCGCAGTTCACCGTCCGCGAAGGCCAGCGCCTCGCCTTCGTGCTCTCCTATTCGTCGCTGATGGACACGGCCCTGGCGTCCGGCCAGAAGCGCCCCCCGGAGCAGGATGACCGGCTCGACGCCGAGCGGGCGCTCGCCGACACGCGGGACCACTGGCGCCGCTGGATCGGCCGCTTCGACGCGAAGCGCACGCGCTGGCCGGAGGTCGTCAAGCGCTCGCTCATCACGCTCAAGGCGATGCAGCACCACCTCACCGGCGGCCTCGTCGCGGCGCCGACCACGAGCCTGCCGGAGCTCGCCGGCGGCGACATGAACTGGGACTACCGCTACTGCTGGCTGCGCGACGCCTCCTTCACGCTGACGGCCTTCCTCAACGCGGGCTTCACCGAGGAGGCGACGGCCTGGCGCGACTGGCTGCTGCGCGCGGTGGGCGGCGCGCCGGAGAAGATGCAGATCATGTACCGGCTCGACGGCGGCCGGCACCTCGACGAGTACAAGATGGAGGAGTTGCCGGGCTACCGCGACGCCCGGCCCGTGCTGATCGGCAACGCGGCGGCCAAGCAGCACCAGATCGACGTCTACGGCGAGGTGCTCGACTGCCTCGACCTCGCGCGGCGCGCCGGCATCGAGGTCACGCCGCACCACGTCGCGGTCGAGCGCCGCATCGTCGACGAGTTGGAGAAGGTGTGGGACACGCCGGGCTCGGGCGTGTGGGAGTCGCGCGGCCACCCGCGGCAGTACACCTATTCCAAGGCCATGGCCTGGGCGGGCTTCGACCGCGCCCTGCGCGACGGCGGCACCTTCGCCGACGAGACGCCCGAGCGCCTCGCCCACCTCAGGGTCCTGCGCGACAAGGTGCATGCCGCCGTGAACCGCGAGGCCTGGAACGAGGGCCTGGGGACCTTCACGCAGGCCTACGGCAACGAGGCGATGGACGCGAGCCTGCTGCTCCTGCCGATCGTCGGCTTCCTGCCGGCGGACGATCCCCGCATGGCCGCCACGGTCGCCAGGGTCGGCGAGGTGCTGTCCGAGGGCGGGCTGATCCGGCGCATGAAGGCCAAGGTGGACGGGCCTAACGAGGGCGCCTTCCTGCCCTGCTCCTGCTGGATGGCGGACTGCCTCGACATGCAGGGCCGGCACGAGGAGGCGGTGGCGCAGTTCGAGCGCCTGCTCGCGGTCGGCAACGACCTCGGGCTCTTCGCGGAGGAGTACAACGTCCCGGCCCGGCACATGACGGGCAACTTCCCGCAGGCGCTGACGCATCTCGCGATCGTCAACACGGCCCTCGGCCTGTCCGGCCCTGTGCTGAGCCGCGGAGCCTGA